The sequence below is a genomic window from Barrientosiimonas humi.
CCACCGGGCTCCTGGCCGGATGCGCCAGCGACCCCGCGGCCAACGAGTCCGGGCCGTCGCCGTCAGGGTCGAACGGCATCCCGACCTCGGTGCCGGGCGGGGGCAGCACGCCCACCGGCGGCACCCCCACCGGCGGCACCCCCACGGGCGGGACCCCGACCGGTTCCGCCGGCGAGAGCGACCCGCAGGCGGCCAGCACCGGCGTCAACGGCGCGGCGCCCGAGGCGTCGGCCCCGGGCGGCAAGACCAAGGCGGCCGCGAGCGCGCCCGCGCAGCTGCAGATGCCGACCATCGGCTTCGACAAGGCCGTCACCAAGCTCGGCCTCAACGCCAAGGGCGAGATCAACCCGCCGGCCGGCGTCGTGCAGTGGTACGACAAGTCCGTCTCTCCCGGTCAGCCCGGGATCTCGGTCATCGCCGGGCACGTGCTCTACAACGGCCCCGACGTGTTCTACAAGCTCGACGACCTCAACGCCGGTGACGTCGTCACGGTGACCTACGGCAGCGGCGCGAAGAAGAAGTTCCGCGTCTACGCCGAGGAGGCCATCAGCAAGAAGGACCTGCAGAAGGACCCGCGGGTCTGGGGCTCGTCGGCGACTCCCGTCCTCGCGCTGATCACCTGCGACTCCGCGTCGCGGGTGGTCAACAACCGCCACACCGACAACTACGTCGTGTGGGCCAAACCGATCTGATCCGAGGGGGATTCGG
It includes:
- a CDS encoding class F sortase, giving the protein MRRSLTAAAVLMTTGLLAGCASDPAANESGPSPSGSNGIPTSVPGGGSTPTGGTPTGGTPTGGTPTGSAGESDPQAASTGVNGAAPEASAPGGKTKAAASAPAQLQMPTIGFDKAVTKLGLNAKGEINPPAGVVQWYDKSVSPGQPGISVIAGHVLYNGPDVFYKLDDLNAGDVVTVTYGSGAKKKFRVYAEEAISKKDLQKDPRVWGSSATPVLALITCDSASRVVNNRHTDNYVVWAKPI